The Venturia canescens isolate UGA chromosome 4, ASM1945775v1, whole genome shotgun sequence genomic interval CACGAGTCAAACGAATATGTGTCGCGCATGTTTGCTCCCACAACAAATCTTTCCCTGAAACATCAAATCTCCCACTCTCGGCTGTGTTACGAAAGAAACCTCGTTTTTGCTAAAATCTTGACGATTTTATCAAACGAATTGGAAAACGGATCGAGTTtctggaaataaaatttcggagccGAACCGCGAAACGCGGAATTAAAGTGCAGGAAAACGGGTTCGAACTTCCGGCATCGGTTCACACTCCATAAGTGCTTGAATAGGAACATTTTGATCtaaggaaagaaaagaaaaaattttggatGAAAACTCCCTCGTTACAAACGTTTCTAACATCAATTTGATATCGAAACCAAAATTTATCGTCATTTTACGTCTGAATGAAAGAATTAAATCGCGAATCCAGGAGCATCGAAGTGTTGAATAATCGTGGccagaaaagaaataaatcgtAGACAGAGTCCACTAGCAGTCCAGTTGATTAAAAGACAATCATGAGTGTTGATTCATCTCGATTTTTACCAATtctgatgaatattttttgcgCCTTATCAGGAACAAGGTCCATTCGATACTGCGGAAATGAAATCGATTATGAGTAAAGCTATATTTGTCTAGCGCGttcgttgaataaaatattggcaacgagaaaaaatgaacgatcgcGAGAACTACAAACGAAGAGGATTCCTGCTGAATGAACAGTGAAAACGAGTGAACCGCAATCTAATCAACTGACCATGGTCGAAACAATTGTTTCAACGATTCCACGAGTAATGAGGAAAATATTCCGAGTTTTTATACCTCAAACGAAGATAATtggggaaagagaaagagcagggagagacgaaaaaaacgtgagaCATTTTTCATGAGGTGATAAATCGCGTTCTTATCGGACGCGCTCGAAATTGTTTAACATTCGAATCCGTGGTATTTATAGTAGCGTTGCAATCACTCGTAACGCATTGCTTGAACTCTGTTTAGCTCACAATGACCCCTGACCCAATCGTTAAGTGTAAAGATATTGCtcgaaacaaatgaaattaaGGCGACGTTGACTCCTCGTGTCGGGTCTTTCGACACCTCATTTTTCGggacgaaaaacaatttcgatgAAGCCAACGACTCGTTCGTCAGCCCGAGAGATCAGCGagtaaaacaaacaaaaacttgttgttttttcaaaactttcgaaaGATTCAAAACAATAGTGACGAATCTACGATTTTATTAGATgacaaaaatataataaagcaCTGCGAAGCGAATCCAGCATAAAAGAGAAGTTCGAAAAGATCATTCACTCGCGCAGCGTGGGTATGTGAATGAAGAGCTCGAATTTAGATTGGATATTTAATTCTCTAACGAATTTGCGTTTCCGACGAATAACGAGAGGAAATATCTCCTGAATTTAGTCCCAACTTCCGGAGAAGCTTGTCGACTTTTGTGCGGGGGAGGCTCGCATGAACGAATCTACGGATGAATGAAAAAGCGGAGCTCGagtgaaaaggaaaattgtgTGGGAGACTGACACGTTGACCACGAGATCGGTCTCGAAGCCACACCCATCCCGAACGTCTACGCGACACATACCTCGTGGCCGGAAAAGCTCGTGCAAAAATGGACCACGAGGGATCTTCTGGCGCCAGTCAACACAAAAACAAACGCAAAGGTGCACAGTCATTGGCAGTCGCATCGATCGGATTATGTCGGACGGAAGACCGGAAATTCGTCGGCAGTTGCGAGTTTAAAGCATTTACGACGAAACAATCGAATTCGCTCAATTATAGTTCTGGACGTTCCCGCAAAGCTCTTTCGGTTCTGCATAATTTTGCGACGAATTTTATGCTCCCTTCGACATGCTTCAGTCAACAAAAGTGGAAAACACTGCAACGAAACGAATCGTTGATTCGTccgatcgaaattttcgaccttCATCTGGTGAATTCAATCGCGCCATGGCACGCGAGTCTCGCGGTTAAATTTCGCTCTTTTCCGGTGACCAAGCCTCCGAGAACGGAGCTTCGAACAGACGGCGAAGAGTCTTTGGACTCTTCGCCAACGAGTCGTTCATGCGCCTGATCAAAGCTGCCAATGACCGAACTCGTTAAGCACTGTGAATCGGTGGCTCCTGAGGTTCTAAAAATACTGTGAAGCTGTGTTTTGCTTCTGTGGCTCGACGTAGAatcgccgccgccgccgccgacgacgacgacgacggcgtCGACGTCGCGGGCGTTATTCGTCGAGAGAAGAAGGCAAATCTGGCGTCGACTTTGTTTcgccgaatcgcgaggagTCTACAGCCTTCGGATATATCAAATGCTCGCCTCTGCTGTGCCCTCTgacgatattttcaaaaacaaaatcacGAAACGATTTAAAAGCTCCACGTCAGTCAGTTTCTTGCCAGTAATCGAACCTCTCGGATCGACCGTCATTTTTACACCTCAATTAATCGCTCCTCAGCTCCCCAAAGCACGATAGGAGCATTCGTTACAAAGAATCGTACCGGAGAAGGAAAATTTTTGAGCGCCCATTCGTCATTGATCTTTTTGGGGTTTAATCGCGATCAAGTGATTTGATAAGTGTGGTTGCAGAAGAGAAACCCCGCCATTTTGGAAGCAGTGAGTTCTCGTTTTCGAAAGTTCAATCAAAAGTTTCGATTTATTGAGCAATTTTTTAGTCATGTTTTCAATAACGACTCGTCAAAAGATAAAAACTGATcataaatttgtgaattttgttaGAAATACAAAACACTTGCGGATTTCGAAAGTCGCGAATTCTAATTTATTGCCAATTTGACTGATCGGTTGCGcggaattgagaaaaactttttattcgttaGAAAAAGCCACGTGCTAAGATTATTGCGCGCTACGAAATAGGAGATGAGCGTGGAACGTGCGTTGGCTATATTTGTTGAAAGACACGAGCAAAAACGAGGCTGTACCCAGTTCgcgatgaatgtgagaattccgcgagagagagagaaactcgTAGAAGGTATAAAAATGAGTCAGAATTTGGCACCGGGACGGTTGCATCTCCGGAGAAAGCTGACCGGTGCCAATCGCACTAAACCGGCTGCACGAAATTTCTGCCGGGGATTTGGAAAAGATCGAACGCTTGCgaagagatttttttaatctcatgaatcaacatttttcatgatttccgTCACGACGCGAGAGCCTTGAACCCTGCTTTGCCGAGCTTCGTTTTTGTCATGCGGTACCTAAAGCCACCTCCGATCTTTCATTCTGGGAAACAATTTTTTGGCATCGTTGAGAAAACACAATGACAACAATGCTATTTACCGGTCTACTGATTCACGGTTCGCCTAAACCAAAAAGCGATAAAGTAAACACCCGAAACTGtataaaaacgtttgtaaaaaaatgaaaatagcgcgctattgaataaaaatgtgtgGAAATGTAAAATTCGAATTCTCATCTATCGTCTCTCCGCGAAACGTCATGAAAAAGCTCGCCGCAAAATCTCTTGGCAATCCTGCCACGTTTGTTTACGAAGCTTCAGTTTATAAAGAGTGCCGGAATTGCTTCCGAGTTTCGGGAGACTTGAATGCCCCGAGAACAAAGAAACAAGCGATTCTGAAGGCGATTTGTTTGATTATTTCTATAATGCTCGATATTCAGAGGATTTCGCCAAATAAACATCcacttgatttgatgcgagaTCGGCAAGTTTTGTTTGGCAGAGTTTTCCACCCGGACTTTCAAGACTTTGTTCTCGGATAAGGCGCTGGGTCGAGATGACGATCGacagtttcgtattcaacgcacATTTTATAGGATGAAAACGCGATTTTCGGGCTTTTTGTGTACATCGAATCATCCTCGCGTTATTCGATCGAAATCGAATCtctttcaacaaaaataagctCTACGCTCGAACGAAATTCAAAGTCAATAACAAAACTTTTTACTTTTGTGTTGCGCATTCGAAAGTATACAGAAATTCGAGTGGCTCGAATTTGGcacttgacattttttcaagtatttatGGTTCCCGATGGAGAAGCGACTTTCGCAGTACTTTTCCCGTTCGCATCAACCTTTACGATGACAATTCGATTGAAAAGAAtggactaatttttttctcccaataAATTCGTAATCCACAAAGATTTTCTTCAGTTCTCTTATCGTTTCAGTActaaggaagaaaaatgggcatGATAACCAGGGTCCGGAGTCGTATTAGAGCAAACTCCTTGACAATAGACAAAGAACGTACCGCTCAAAGCGTCTGCCTCCTGAGCGCTGTGCTCTTGCTGCCCTACTGTCCACGAGGACCTTTGCCCTTGTTGCCACCGCCTGCACCGACCCTCTACTCCGTCCTCGTTTTACCCGTCGTACTCAGCGCGAACTACAGATATCCTGTATCCGCACTCAAAACGTTGTCCGAAGCGATAAAAGGTACGTTTATTACGATTTTTGTGCGACTCTCATTAACCTTTTGAGGACGGGGATTTTCACACGAAATTTGTCCACAATATCGATGAATATTCCAAGCGGAGTGCCCGACTAAACTAGTGCTCGATATTTCGACCGAAGTaggttgaaatttgaagggaaaTTCGTCAGCCTTTCGTTTCGATTCCTTCGTGAAGAATTGCTTACAACAATTCGCTTTTTCAGGCCAAATGAAAAATCCCATTGAaaagagttttaaaaaatggctAAACCTATTTAAAAACCTATTTAATCGGCCCTTTGAAATCCTTCGACCCGGTAAAACTCGAGTGAAAAAGTAGCCTTTAAAAAGATGAATTCTCACCTGATTGTCCGGTGGTAAATCGCTTTTTTCAAGAAGCTAGATTCGAACTCGAGAGCGGATGGTGAGGCTCGGCTCGGCTCGATGCTGTGGCTTCGAGGAGTCTTGCGGGCTTGACGACAGTGGAATGTGCTTTCGTGGAAAATGTCCTGATGTTTTATACCCCCGTGGCATGTTTATTAACGAAGAATTAATATACATGTATCGATTCGGATGCGAAAAACCCCTCCAATTTTTGCCTCACAGCCACCTGTCGATCTTCTCTTTCCATGAAAAACGCCCGACCTCGTCATGCACAGACTGACGTCGATTAATATGCTAATGCTATCGGCTCCTCACCGTCCTATctgcacgaaaaataaatgcttCAAACACCTCGACATAAATAGATTACATTATTCTCAATTAACGTCTCGGATATATCCCTCCATTCTGTGACGCTTCAATGAACGAGAAGCTTCTTTTTTCTGCCCCCGCGACTAAGTCGATAATAATTTCGTCTCAGTTTCATTACTATTCGTTGAACGGTTCGCGTCAATTATTGAGAACAACAAATTCGATGtagagaaaagtgagaaaattgaattagaTCGTTTATCGAGATTTTCCTGTTATTCCGAAGTTTTTTGGAAGTTCTCTCATGGATAGTGCGATCGCTGAAAATATTGACGAGTAATTAAATGATACGCTGATTAACGTGGATGCTTCGAAGAGCATTTTTCGGTGTAATTCAGgcttttttccactctttgCTGTAAATAATATGAAACACGTGGTGTTTATGAATAATTTTATGGTTTATTTATAAAGCTATGAATGTGGTGGATGCACAAATGACTGACTGATCGTGTAATCGATGGTGAAATGTTGTTTTCTCGTTTAAGCTGTCGCGAAAAAAGCTTGGGTTCCCTCGAGCCGAATATTGAAACGAGTCTACCGACCGTTCGATCGTGCCGAAAATGCTTTCCTCAAAATGAAGAACATCTCGATAATGGCTAATCAAATAGTTTTTTTCGTCCTCGCTGACAAATTTCTCGTACCGCAACAACGGATCACGTGCCTGTACACTCTCATGTTTTACAACGTAATCGCATACTGCGTCAGTTACATCAAAGAACTTATCGAGAAAGAGGATTGGTCCCCGTACGTGACCTTGACCGAGAGATCGCAGATCAAACATCTCGCAATGTCCGCCACCAAAATCGTACTCGAATGGACCAAAGCTGTCACTTTTGCTGTCACCCTCACCTTCATGCTCCTCGTATTTGGACTCGAACAAGGGCTGCAGAATTACAAGTACGTTTCAACCGTTTTTTGCTTTTAGCATTACCAGCAATGTTTCCTGtgtggatgtgatcaaataaatttttcgaagcgatcgaatttttcgatcgcTCATTGGGTACTCATTGagagatcattttttaatctcgAACGAATTGCGCGCATAATGcacttttatttatctttttttcgtcgtattCGAATTGAAGTACAGCAAACAGCGATacgtttttcttcttatcgtttttttatttctgtcgGAAGTTAAGAAACGTGAAGAAAATCGGAGTCTTGAACTTCTCTAAGATCCAGATTATACGGGCAAATATACTCGACTCTCGtgaaaattgtcaatttttactactGAACTTTAAACTATATATTACTAGCTTTTAAtgtaaaattacttttttaatgtaaaaatacgaatattcCCGTAAATCTCCTATCGGAACTCTCCttctttttaattatttccaTGCCGAAAATCGAGTCGTTTGGTTGGTTTATCAGGGCGTGAAGTAAGAACAAACAAACACACTTTCGCATTTATAATATTAGTTAAGATTTGAGAAACCATAAACAGATTAGTCGAGCTCCAATGTTTTTGAGTTGGCAACAATCTAGCTAGCAGCCTGATTAgggacaaatataataatggttgattgattttttagttCCTCTTCGAACAGGGAGAAAATCAAGAGGTTGTAAAACGTTTGGGATATTTTATCAGACACTCCGCAACGGtgcatttaaataatttcagaCAAAATGAAAccgtgaaatatatttcgtcccGAAATCATATTTCGTGTTTGCTTAGTTTACGGAGTTTTGAAAGTTTCGctgaacaagaaaaaatgggaattctTCATTGATCAGGCAAATAATACAAgcggaaagtaaaaaaattctgaaaatattGCTCCCCGCtgtattattataatttttccaTCCTACCAAATTGCAATTGCagcgaataaaattcgtatATTTACCAATGAAGAGTCTGCGATTCGAGAAAGAGCAAAAACGATTTGCTAACCGGGTCaaacaataaatataaaagCACCGAACGTTAATCTTACGCGGAATTTCAAAATAGcgttattacatttttatcaGAGTTCATTAAAGTATCTACGAAACGAGTAAACACGTGCAACAATCATTCACTTGAATTATcagaataattgaaatttcatgaaaacaatcgatcacgaaaaataaacggCGTTTATTTCTAATttaacgtttgtttttttttttttttctttcaatatttcagaCCATCGACTCTCTACACAATTGTAACCTGGTCGTATTACTCGGCAACGGAGAAAGTATTTGTGGAAATGTTTCCTCATATCTTATCATTCATGCAACTGGAGAGTCTCGAGAGTTTGGAAAATCTCTACGCTCCGGTGATACTCCGAGTATTTACGATTTTCATGTCCGGATTATTCACAATACTTCTTGTTCCGACTGCCAATTGGGAATTGCTGTTAGTGGCGGCATATTTCAATGTTTATCTTCGAGGAAAAGAGCTGATGTTGAACTCCGGCGCTGCGCTTCAAGCTGAGCGTCGAATTTTAAACCGTTACAGAAAAGCGACGTCggacgaaattgaaaaattcgacgaCGTTTGCGCCGTTTGTCTGTTTGCCATGAAAAAAGCACGCGTCACGCCTTGTCATCATCTCTTTCACGCTGACTGTCTGCGACAGTGTCTGAAAACGAGCGACAAGTGTCCGATGTGCAAAAGAGAATTGAAATTCGACTAAGTATTTTATTCCGTTTTGCAAATTCTTTCTCATCTCTCCTCGGAGCTCCGTTTCCAAAGATATTTTATTGACATTTGCGAGCCAAGTTTTTCTCATTAGATTTTCAGCACTCGATGGTGTTTCTTTAATATTCGTTCACTAGGCAATCAAATTCTGCTTTTTACCTTGCAATGCAACGAACATTCTACGCAGCAACGTTAGCacaaagaaacgatgaaaaacgtGTTCAACGGATAATTCGATGGTtttctttacatttatttGTATTCCGTTGCTCGTCGCGGAcagagttttcttcaaattcttaAAAAACAATAGATTGATCAGCGAATGAAAGAAATGGTGTTCAATATGTTGGGACCCAGTGTTTTTAACGTTTCAAAAGGGACTGAAGGTTTACAGCCTTTATTTCAACTCGCTAAATGCTGAAatggaaaagtttttatttgGAGATAAAATGTCTTTGAGAAATTTCTGGAACGGAGcgtgaagaaagaaaattctgAAACGCGAATgcgaaaatattcattcgcACAAATGTCTCGAAACaatgagaacatttttttggagaaaaaaaccgtttttttttcgtacaaccTTCGAATGGTATTTCTAATGTGGAAGGTTTATTCCGATAGTTTTACGTTACTGTGATAAGTTGTCAATCATCGTACGAATCGACTATTTTTACGCATGAATAGACAGgtagattttatttttcaattttctattGTTGTTCTCATTCTTGTCACAGAAATCGTGATCGATTTGTATGCGTTGCTGTATTTCGTTACTATTTGTATATAATGTATcgctgctgtttttttttacccgaAATATAACGAATGTACGAAAACTGTTGGAGCTTTCAATCAGTATCTTCATTGATGATGAATCGCAACGACATTCAAAAATATTGGCTGATATCTCATAGGTATTTGGAACGAGTTCAGGTCGATGGGAAAATTACAGAAGTTTGTAaagattttgtttatttgacaAATTCTGACCAGCtccaaaaaatgaacgatcgaattcttcgtttattttttttctatttgttcccACCTCGTTATTCTCCTTCGAATTTCTTTGTTACGTCTACGTATTCACCATCCGGACTGTCGTAATGCATTATTGAGGGAGTATTTTTCGGGCCCACGATCGTTAACGGCACCATGGCATTATCAAcctgaaaaatgattaatttaaaattgagtaaaagattttctaaagATCGTCGTAAAGTGCAACCGCTTTAGTGTTTTTACCTGTATTGCTTGCATGTAAAGTTCTTCAGATTCGGCTCTGAGTTCATCCAGAGCTTTTTGTTGAGACAAACTTATGGTATCCAGCATTTGAAGGTCGGCCATGCGTTGTTTCAATTTGTATCTAGTCCATTCCTTCCCTGTGAGGATTCTATCTTCTTGCACAGCCTGCGACACCGGCGGCAGGTTCCGTATTCTTGTGCTGGATTGAGTCAGTCAACGTTTGAGTAAATTGACATGACAGTTATAGAACGTTTGTGCAATCAAGACTAAACATTATGGTAACgaatagaaattg includes:
- the mRpL40 gene encoding 39S ribosomal protein L40, mitochondrial isoform X1, with the protein product MSCAGILTAFSSLTLHNIRTTVRRNISTNVNPLCFRATAALFAEPLKKKRRLDPAIIRAREERRKRKLEKAIRRLEKNAKQLKPIADLEIPFKLIDERATRIRNLPPVSQAVQEDRILTGKEWTRYKLKQRMADLQMLDTISLSQQKALDELRAESEELYMQAIQVDNAMVPLTIVGPKNTPSIMHYDSPDGEYVDVTKKFEGE
- the mRpL40 gene encoding 39S ribosomal protein L40, mitochondrial isoform X2; this encodes MYTDTRLTLHNIRTTVRRNISTNVNPLCFRATAALFAEPLKKKRRLDPAIIRAREERRKRKLEKAIRRLEKNAKQLKPIADLEIPFKLIDERATRIRNLPPVSQAVQEDRILTGKEWTRYKLKQRMADLQMLDTISLSQQKALDELRAESEELYMQAIQVDNAMVPLTIVGPKNTPSIMHYDSPDGEYVDVTKKFEGE
- the LOC122410234 gene encoding E3 ubiquitin-protein ligase synoviolin A-like, yielding MGMITRVRSRIRANSLTIDKERTAQSVCLLSAVLLLPYCPRGPLPLLPPPAPTLYSVLVLPVVLSANYRYPVSALKTLSEAIKAVAKKAWVPSSRILKRVYRPFDRAENAFLKMKNISIMANQIVFFVLADKFLVPQQRITCLYTLMFYNVIAYCVSYIKELIEKEDWSPYVTLTERSQIKHLAMSATKIVLEWTKAVTFAVTLTFMLLVFGLEQGLQNYKPSTLYTIVTWSYYSATEKVFVEMFPHILSFMQLESLESLENLYAPVILRVFTIFMSGLFTILLVPTANWELLLVAAYFNVYLRGKELMLNSGAALQAERRILNRYRKATSDEIEKFDDVCAVCLFAMKKARVTPCHHLFHADCLRQCLKTSDKCPMCKRELKFD